Proteins encoded by one window of Streptomyces sp. LX-29:
- a CDS encoding response regulator, with amino-acid sequence MGELRPLAEDLTQESRALAQALRELFDGLGVSVRRYAARRSRDPGTFSRYLSGSRVPPWEAVMDLFTDLAEHRGTAATPEAIELVRALHRAAVTTSTSPKHAVEVLEQQLADADRVSRRSTARGDVLGDALLDRKHRIADLEVRLSQLEAAWNAERERADLLASGRPDVSELLRERDTLQDEVARLSAELLAAHKQRDEAEARCELLERQLETIEKVQQTAVLSGGAARAPQRMPRILIVDDQADNLLAMTAVLSTLDQELVTVSSGGEALKALLHHDDFAVIIMDVQMPDMDGYETAAHIKRRPRTRDVPIIFLTAMGTDPEHSARGYAAGAVDYIGKPFDPWVLRAKVAVFTGIYLERRLHGH; translated from the coding sequence GTGGGTGAACTGAGGCCGCTGGCGGAGGACCTGACCCAGGAGTCCCGGGCCCTGGCTCAGGCGCTGCGGGAGCTGTTCGACGGGCTGGGCGTCTCGGTCCGGCGGTACGCGGCACGCCGCAGCCGGGACCCCGGGACGTTCTCGCGCTATCTGAGCGGCAGCCGCGTCCCTCCCTGGGAGGCGGTCATGGACCTGTTCACCGATCTCGCCGAGCACCGCGGCACCGCCGCCACCCCCGAGGCCATCGAGCTGGTACGGGCGCTGCATCGCGCCGCCGTGACGACGAGCACCTCGCCCAAGCACGCCGTGGAGGTCCTGGAGCAGCAGCTGGCCGACGCGGACCGGGTCTCGCGCCGCTCCACCGCCCGCGGCGACGTGCTGGGCGACGCGCTGCTGGACCGCAAGCACCGCATCGCGGACCTGGAGGTGCGGCTGAGCCAGCTCGAAGCCGCCTGGAACGCCGAGCGCGAGCGCGCGGACCTGCTGGCGTCGGGCCGCCCCGACGTCTCGGAACTGCTGCGCGAACGGGACACGCTGCAGGACGAGGTGGCACGGCTGTCGGCGGAGCTGCTCGCGGCGCACAAGCAGCGCGACGAGGCCGAGGCACGCTGCGAGCTCCTCGAACGGCAGCTGGAGACGATCGAGAAGGTGCAGCAGACCGCGGTCCTGTCCGGCGGCGCGGCCCGTGCGCCGCAGCGCATGCCCAGGATCCTGATCGTGGACGACCAGGCCGACAACCTGCTGGCGATGACGGCCGTGCTGTCGACGCTCGACCAGGAGCTCGTCACCGTCTCGTCCGGCGGGGAGGCGCTCAAGGCGCTGCTGCACCACGACGACTTCGCGGTGATCATCATGGACGTCCAGATGCCCGACATGGACGGTTATGAGACTGCCGCACACATCAAGCGTCGTCCCCGCACCCGGGACGTGCCGATCATCTTCCTCACCGCCATGGGCACCGATCCCGAGCACTCCGCGCGCGGCTACGCGGCCGGAGCCGTCGACTACATCGGCAAGCCCTTCGACCCCTGGGTGCTGCGGGCCAAGGTCGCGGTGTTCACCGGCATCTACCTCGAACGCCGCCTCCACGGCCACTGA